The Ketobacter alkanivorans genome includes the window AAAGGAAAGGAAGACTCACATGAAAGTACTACACATCAGCAGCAGCCTGTTTGGCGAAAACGGTAACTCCAGCGCACTGGCCCAGCATTTTCTGGACAGCATCAAACTTGCTCACCCCACAGCGGACATCACCGTACGTGACCTGGCGAAACAGCCGGTTCCTCATCTGGATGCTGATACCTTTAAGGCCAATATTACTGCCGCCCATGAGCGCAGCGAACAACAGAAGCAGTTAGCGCAACTCGGTGATACCCTGATTGAGGAACTGTTGAGCACCGATGTGCTGGTGCTGAGTGTGCCCATGTACAACTTTGGCATCCCTTCCACCCTGAAAGCGTGGATTGATCAGGTTGCCCGCGCCGGCACCACGTTCAAATACACCCAGAATGGCCCGGTGGGTCTGGTGGAGGGCAAGAAAGCCTATGTGCTGGGTGCTCGCGGTGGCGCCTATGCCGGTACGCCTGCTGATACCCAAACGCCCTTTCTGAAAACCTTCCTGGGCTTTATCGGCATCACCGATGTTGAGTTCGTATTCGCAGAAAAACTGAATATGAATGCAGACGAAGCGCCAAACATTCTGGCAGCCGCAAAGCACGACATCGATCAACTGCTGAAAGCCTGAGCCGCAAGAGGAACGGACCATGACCATCAACACAGATACCGTAAAGATCCTGCACCGCATCGTGGCACGACCAGCCTCAGACGGTGCCGGGGTTAAAATCAAGCGCGTAACACCCTCTGGCGATTATGCGGTGATGGATCCGTTCCTGATGCTGGATGAGATACGCTCGGAAGACGGCAACGATTATGCTGCCGGGTTTCCATCGCACCCTCATCGAGGCTTTGAAACCATCACCTATATGCGTCAAGGGCAGTTGGAGCATCAGGATCACATGGGCAACCGGGGTATCATTTCCAGCGGCGGCGCTCAGTGGATGACGGCGGGGCGCGGCGTGATTCACTCAGAGA containing:
- a CDS encoding FMN-dependent NADH-azoreductase codes for the protein MKVLHISSSLFGENGNSSALAQHFLDSIKLAHPTADITVRDLAKQPVPHLDADTFKANITAAHERSEQQKQLAQLGDTLIEELLSTDVLVLSVPMYNFGIPSTLKAWIDQVARAGTTFKYTQNGPVGLVEGKKAYVLGARGGAYAGTPADTQTPFLKTFLGFIGITDVEFVFAEKLNMNADEAPNILAAAKHDIDQLLKA